In the genome of Neofelis nebulosa isolate mNeoNeb1 chromosome 8, mNeoNeb1.pri, whole genome shotgun sequence, one region contains:
- the PLXNB2 gene encoding plexin-B2: MSLQLWALALLGLVGTSAGLRPRKLDFFRSETELNHLVVDEASGVVYVGAVNALYQLSARLQLEQRAATGPALDNKKCTPPIEASQCHEAVLTDNVNQLLLLDPPGKRLIECGSLFKGICALRALSNISVRLFYEDSSGEKSFVASNDESVATVGLVSATSPGGERVLFVGKGNGPHDNGIIVSTRLLDRTEGREAFEAYTDHATYKAGYLSTNTQQFVAAFEDGLYVFFVFNQQDKHPPRNRTLLARMCKQDPFYYSYLETDLRCLDPADPQAPAFGTCLAASVGVPSADRVLYAVFSRDGRSGGGPRAGLCLFPLDEVHAKMEASRNACYTGTREAGRDTFYKPFHGEIQCGGHGLGASESFPCGSEHLPYPLGSRDGLTATAVLQRGGLNLTAVMVTAENGHTVAFLGTSDGRVLKVYLAPDGSSSEYGSILVEISKRIQRDLVLSADLANLYALTQDKVFRLPVQECLSYTTCTQCHSSQDPYCGWCVVEGRCTRRAECPRAEEHGHWLWSRDESCVAITGAQPQNMSRRAQGEVQLSVSPLPALSEDDELLCLFGDSPPHPARVEGDAIICNSPSSIPGTPPGQDHVAVNIQLLFRRGSIFLTSHLYPFYDCREAMSLAENLPCISCSSNRWTCQWDLRYHECREASPNPEAGIVPAHMEDSCPQFLNPSPLVIPMNHETDVTFQGKNLDTVKGSSLYVGSDLLKFEEPVSTQEPGTFFFRTPKLSHDANETLPLHLYVKSYGKNVDSKLQVTLYNCSFGRSDCSLCLAADPVYKCVWCGGQSRCVYEALCSNATSECPPPVITRIHPETGPLGGGIRITILGSNLGVRADDVKRITVAEQNCVFEPERYSVSTRIVCTIDAAKMPITAGVVVDVNGKLGHSPPHVLFTYQQPQPLSVEPKQGPQAGGTTLTINGTHLDTGSEEDVRVTLNDVPCKVTQFGAQLQCVTGPQAALGELPLEIYYGGSRVPSPGVVFTYRENPVLRAFEPLRSFVSGGRSINVTGQGFSLIQRFAMVVIAEPLQSWRRRREAGPLQPTTVVGTEYMFHNDSKVVFLSPAVPEEPEAYNLTALIQMDGHRALLRTEAGAFEYVADPTFENFTGGVKKQVNKLIHARGTNLNKAMTLHEAEAFVGAERCIMKTLTETDLYCEPPEVQPPPKRRQKRDTTHNLPEFIVKFGSREWVLGRVEYDTRVSDVPLNLILPLVIVPMVAVIVVSVYCYWRKSQQAEREYEKIKSQLEGLEESVRDRCKKEFTDLMIEMEDQTNDVHEAGIPVLDYKTYTDRVFFLPSKDGDKDVMITGRLDIPESRRPVVEQALYQFSNLLNSKSFLVTFIHTLESQREFSARAKVYFASLLTVALHGKLEYYTDIMRTLFLELMEQYVVAKNPKLMLRRSETVVERMLSNWMSICLYQYLKDSAGEPLYKLFKAIKHQVEKGPVDAVQKKAKYTLNDTGLLGDDVEYAPLTVSVIVQDEGADAVPVKVLNCDTISQVKEKIIDQVYRTQPCSRWPKADSVVLEWRPGSTAQILSDLDLTSQREGRWKRVNTLMHYNVRDGATLILSTVGVSQQPEDSQPDLPGERHALLEEENRVWHLVRPAEEVDEGKSKRGSVKEKERTKAITEIYLTRLLSVKGTLQQFVDNFFQSVLAPGHAVPPAVKYFFDFLDEQAEKHDITDEDTIHIWKTNSLPLRFWVNILKNPHFIFDVHVHEVVDASLSVIAQTFMDACTRTEHKLSRDSPSNKLLYAKEISTYKKMVEDYYKGVRQTVQVSDQDMNTHLAEISRAHTDSLNTLVALHQLYQYTQKYYDEIINALEEDPAAQKMQLAFRLQQIAAALENKVTDL; the protein is encoded by the exons ATGTCTCTGCAGCTCTGGGCCCTGGCCCTCCTGGGCCTCGTGGGCACAAGTGCGGGCCTGCGGCCCCGAAAGCTGGACTTCTTCCGAAGCGAGACGGAGCTGAACCACCTGGTTGTGGATGAGGCCTCGGGCGTGGTGTACGTGGGGGCGGTGAACGCGCTCTACCAGCTGAGTGCCAGACTCCAGCTGGAGCAGCGGGCGGCCACGGGCCCGGCCCTGGACAACAAGAAGTGTACACCCCCCATCGAGGCGAGCCAGTGCCACGAGGCCGTGCTGACCGACAACGTCAACCAGCTGCTGCTGCTCGACCCTCCCGGGAAGCGCCTCATCGAGTGCGGCAGCCTCTTCAAGGGCATCTGCGCCCTGCGTGCTCTGAGCAACATCTCTGTGCGTCTCTTCTATGAGGATAGTAGCGGCGAGAAGTCCTTCGTGGCCAGCAATGACGAGAGTGTGGCCACGGTGGGGCTGGTGAGTGCCACGAGCCCCGGTGGCGAGAGGGTTCTGTTCGTGGGCAAGGGCAACGGGCCCCATGACAACGGCATCATCGTGAGCACCCGCCTGCTGGACCGGACTGAGGGCAGGGAGGCCTTCGAGGCCTACACGGACCACGCCACCTACAAGGCCGGCTACCTGTCCACCAACACGCAGCAGTTCGTGGCCGCCTTCGAGGACGGCCTCTACGTTTTCTTCGTCTTCAACCAGCAGGACAAGCACCCGCCCCGCAACCGCACGCTGCTGGCGCGAATGTGCAAGCAAGACCCCTTCTACTACTCCTACCTGGAGACAGACCTGCGGTGCCTTGACCCCGCCGACCCCCAGGCCCCGGCCTTCGGCACCTGCTTGGCGGCCTCCGTGGGTGTGCCGAGCGCCGACAGAGTGCTGTACGCGGTCTTCAGCAGGGACGGCCGGAGCGGCGGGGGACCCCGTGCGGGCCTCTGCCTGTTCCCCCTGGACGAGGTGCACGCCAAGATGGAGGCCAGCCGCAACGCCTGCTACACGGGCACCCGGGAGGCGGGCCGTGACACCTTCTACAAGCCCTTCCACGGCGAGATCCAGTGTGGAGGCCACGGGCTG GGCGCCAGTGAGAGCTTCCCGTGTGGCTCTGAGCACCTGCCTTACCCGCTGGGCAGCAGAGACGGACTCACAGCCACAGCCGTGCTGCAGCGTGGAGGCCTGAACCTGACGGCCGTGATGGTGACCGCGGAGAATGGCCACACTGTTGCCTTCCTGGGCACCTCAGATGGCCGGGTCCTCAag GTGTACCTTGCCCCGGATGGCAGCTCCTCGGAGTACGGCTCCATCCTCGTGGAGATCAGTAAGAGGATCCAGCGGGACCTGGTGCTGTCTGCAGACCTGGCCAATCTTTACGCTCTGACCCAGGACAAG GTGTTCCGGCTTCCCGTGCAGGAGTGTCTGAGCTACACGACCTGCACACAGTGCCACAGCTCCCAGGACCCCTACTGCGGCTGGTGTGTCGTCGAGGGACG ATGCACCAGGAGGGCCGAGTGCCCACGGGCTGAGGAGCACGGCCACTGGCTGTGGAGCCGTGACGAGTCCTGCGTAGCCATCACTGGGGCCCAGCCACAGAACATGAGCCGCCGGGCCCAGGGCGAG GTGCAGCTGTCTGTCAGCCCTCTCCCGGCCCTGAGTGAGGACGACGAACTGCTGTGTCTCTTTGGTGACTCACCACCACACCCGGCCCGTGTGGAAGGCGACGCCATCATATGCAACTCCCCGAGTAGCATTCCTGGCACGCCGCCTGGCCAAG ACCACGTGGCCGTAAACATCCAACTGCTCTTCAGACGCGGCAGCATCTTCCTCACCTCTCACCTGTATCCCTTCTATGACTGCCGGGAGGCCATGAGCCTGGCGGAGAACCTGCC GTGTATCTCCTGCTCAAGCAACCGCTGGACCTGCCAGTGGGATCTGCGCTACCACGAGTGTCGGGAGGCCTCCCCCAACCCCGAGGCCGGCATCGTCCCCGCCCACATG GAGGACAGCTGCCCCCAGTTCCTGAACCCCAGCCCGCTGGTCAtccccatgaaccacgagacggATGTGACCTTCCAGGGCAAGAACCTGGACACAGTGAAG GGTTCCTCTCTGTACGTGGGTAGTGACCTGCTCAAGTTTGAGGAGCCGGTGAGCACACAGGAACCAGGAACCTTCTTCTTTCGGACACCAAAG CTGTCCCATGATGCCAATGAGACGCTGCCCTTGCACCTGTACGTCAAGTCCTACGGCAAGAACGTGGATAGCAAACTCCAGG TCACTCTCTACAACTGTTCCTTTGGCCGGAGCGACTGCAGCCTGTGCCTGGCCGCCGACCCCGTGTACAAGTGTGTGTGGTGTGGCGGGCAGAGCAGGTGCGTGTACGAGGCTCTGTGCAGCAACGCCACCTCCGAGTGCCCGCCGCCCGTCATCACCAGG ATCCATCCTGAAACGGGCCCGCTGGGCGGGGGCATTCGCATCACTATCCTTGGGTCCAATTTGGGGGTCAGAGCGGATGACGTCAAGAGGATCACCGTGGCCGAGCAGAACTGCGTCTTTGAGCCAGAGCGCTACTCTGTGTCCACCCG GATCGTGTGCACTATCGACGCTGCAAAGATGCCCATCACGGCCGGTGTCGTTGTGGATGTCAATGGGAAGCTGGGTCATTCGCCGCCCCACGTCCTGTTCACCTACCAG CAGCCCCAGCCCCTCAGTGTGGAACCAAAGCAGGGGCCACAGGCAGGCGGCACCACGCTGACCATCAATGGCACCCACCTAGACACAGGCTCTGAGGAAGACGTGCGGGTGACCCTCAATGACGTCCCTTGTAAAGT GACACAGTTTGGGGCCCAGCTGCAGTGCGTCACTGGCCCGCAGGCAGCTCTGGGGGAGCTGCCCCTAGAGATTTACTACGGGGGCTCCCGTGTGCCCAGCCCTGGTGTCGTCTTCACCTACCGCGAGAATCCAGTGCTACGGGCCTTTGAACCGCTGCGAAGCTTCGTCAG CGGTGGCCGTAGCATCAACGTCACGGGGCAAGGCTTCAGCCTGATCCAGAGATTCGCCATGGTGGTCATCGCTGAGCCCTTGCAGTCCTGGCGGCGGAGGCGGGAGGCCGGACCTCTGCAGCCCACGACG GTTGTGGGCACGGAGTACATGTTCCACAACGACTCCAAAGTGGTCTTCCTGTCGCCGGCGGTCCCCGAGGAGCCCGAGGCCTACAATCTCACGGCGCTCATCCAGATGGACGGGCACCGCGCCTTGCTCAGGACCGAGGCCGGTGCCTTTGAGTACGTGGCTGACCCCACCTTTGAGAACTTCACGGGGGGCGTCAAGAAGCAGGTCAACAAGCTCATCCACGCCCGG gGCACTAATCTGAACAAGGCGATGACGCTTCACGAGGCCGAGGCCTTCGTGGGCGCTGAACGCTGCATCATGAAGACGCTGACCGAGACGGACCTGTACTGCGAGCCCCCCGAGGTGCAGCCCCCGCCCAAGCGGCGGCAGAAGCGAGACACGACACACAACCTGCCTGAGTTCATC GTGAAGTTTGGCTCCCGAGAGTGGGTGTTGGGCCGTGTGGAGTATGACACGAGGGTGAGTGATGTGCCACTCAACCTCATCCTGCCGCTGGTCATCGTGCCCATGGTGGCCGTCATCGTCGTGTCCGTCTACTGCTACTG GAGGAAGAGCCAACAAGCAGAGCGTGAGTACGAGAAGATCAAGTCCCAGCTGGAGGGCCTGGAGGAGAGCGTGCGGGACCGTTGTAAGAAGGAGTTCACAG acctgATGATCGAGATGGAGGACCAGACCAACGACGTGCATGAGGCGGGCATCCCCGTGCTGGACTACAAGACCTACACCGACCGCGTCTTCTTCCTGCCCTCCAAGGACGGCGACAAGGACGTGATGATCACGGGCAGGCTGGACATCCCCGAGTCACGGCGCCCAGTGGTGGAGCAGGCCCTCTACCAGTTCTCCAACCTGCTAAACAGCAAGTCCTTCCTGGTCACT TTCATCCACACCCTGGAGAGCCAGCGGGAGTTCTCAGCCCGCGCCAAGGTCTATTTCGCGTCCCTGCTGACGGTGGCGCTGCACGGGAAGCTGGAGTACTACACGGACATCATGCGCACACTGTTCCTGGAGCTCATGGAGCAGTACGTGGTGGCCAAGAACCCCAAGCTGATGCTGCGCAG GTCCGAGACGGTGGTGGAAAGGATGCTGTCCAATTGGATGTCTATCTGCCTATACCAGTACCTCAAG GACAGTGCCGGCGAGCCCCTGTATAAGCTTTTCAAGGCCATCAAGCATCAGGTGGAGAAGGGGCCAGTGGATGCTGTGCAGAAGAAGGCCAAATACACCCTCAACGATACGGGGCTGCTGGGGGATGATGTGGAGTATGCGCCCCTG ACGGTGAGCGTGATCGTTCAGGACGAAGGCGCCGATGCTGTCCCGGTAAAGGTCCTCAACTGTGACACCATCTCCCAGGTCAAGGAGAAGATCATCGATCAGGTGTACCGCACGCAGCCTTGCTCTCGCTGGCCTAAGGCTGACAGCGTGGTCCTCG AGTGGCGTCCTGGGTCCACAGCCCAGATCCTGTCAGACCTGGACCTGACCTCTCAGCGGGAGGGCCGGTGGAAGCGTGTCAACACCCTGATGCACTACAAC GTCCGGGATGGAGCCACTCTCATCCTGTCCACGGTGGGAGTCTCCCAACAGCCTGAGGACAGCCAGCCGGATCTACCCGGAGAGC GCCATGCCCTCCTGGAGGAGGAGAACCGTGTGTGGCACCTGGTGCGGCCAGCGGAGGAGGTGGACGAGGGCAAGTCCAAGCGGGGCAGCGTGAAGGAGAAGGAACGCACCAAGGCCATCACCGAGATATACTTGACCCGCCTGCTCTCTGTCAAG GGCACGCTGCAGCAGTTTGTGGACAACTTCTTCCAGAGCGTCCTGGCACCTGGGCATGCGGTGCCGCCCGCTGTCAAGTATTTCTTCGACTTTCTGGACGAGCAGGCCGAGAAACACGACATTACGGATGAGGACACCATCCACATCTGGAAGACCAACAG TTTACCACTGCGGTTCTGGGTGAACATTCTCAAGAACCCCCATTTCATCTTTGACGTGCACGTTCATGAGGTGGTGGACGCTTCCCTGTCAGTCATCGCTCAGACCTTCATGGACGCCTGCACACGCACAGAGCACAAGCTGAGCCGC GACTCTCCCAGCAACAAGCTCCTCTACGCCAAGGAGATCTCCACCTACAAGAAGATGGTGGAGGA CTATTACAAGGGGGTCAGGCAGACGGTGCAGGTCAGCGACCAGGACATGAACACGCACTTGGCGGAGATTTCCCGG gcaCACACAGACTCGCTGAACACCCTCGTGGCCCTGCACCAGCTCTACCAGTACACACAGAAGTACTATGACGAG ATCATCAACGCCCTGGAGGAGGACCCTGCCGCCCAGAAGATGCAGCTGGCTTTCCGCCTCCAGCAGATCGCGGCTGCGCTGGAGAACAAAGTCACAGATCTCTGA